The uncultured Methanomethylovorans sp. genome contains a region encoding:
- a CDS encoding TetR/AcrR family transcriptional regulator, translating into MKEHVEDKKTALMITALKLFTERGFHGTSTAQISKEAGVATGTLFNYFPTKEDLINSLYFEVKGELSRSMGKEIQAQSTFQDKLRKMWYNLIEWGLDNQNDFLFVGQFCSSPYITNYTREEVMKEYVFLHNLVKEGIANGDIRDYSEELTIAMFYQASRTVVNFILDSEPHDKNKVIEDGFQIIWEGLAKK; encoded by the coding sequence ATGAAAGAACATGTTGAAGACAAAAAAACAGCTCTTATGATAACGGCTCTGAAACTCTTTACTGAAAGAGGTTTCCACGGTACATCCACTGCCCAGATATCAAAAGAAGCAGGTGTAGCCACAGGTACTCTATTCAATTACTTTCCTACAAAAGAAGATCTCATCAATAGTCTGTATTTTGAGGTAAAAGGAGAATTAAGCCGCAGCATGGGGAAAGAAATCCAGGCACAGAGTACCTTCCAGGATAAATTAAGGAAAATGTGGTATAATTTGATCGAATGGGGATTAGACAATCAGAACGATTTTCTTTTTGTCGGACAGTTCTGTTCCTCTCCTTACATAACGAACTATACGCGTGAAGAAGTAATGAAAGAGTATGTCTTTCTTCATAATCTTGTGAAGGAAGGAATAGCAAATGGCGATATAAGAGATTATTCTGAGGAGCTGACCATTGCAATGTTCTATCAGGCTAGCAGGACGGTAGTGAACTTTATCCTTGATTCTGAACCACATGACAAAAATAAGGTTATAGAGGATGGATTTCAGATTATCTGGGAAGGTCTGGCTAAAAAATAA